The following are encoded in a window of Manihot esculenta cultivar AM560-2 chromosome 8, M.esculenta_v8, whole genome shotgun sequence genomic DNA:
- the LOC110620828 gene encoding uncharacterized protein LOC110620828 isoform X3: MQKPNSCLCPKRLQYLHFHFSNLTVISSSESIPRTETPTLNLLIQNRYPEDLLLQTSPPLRLWQRVGPSRGNLSDTVNDFRVSEEPMDSSIEEFHPRRPLLTRRLLLTSDHQQNSPSGNVVLRMELDIQRFLQNPYQQQFEFQHFPTSYLRLAAHRVAQHYGLITMVQDNGIDGLANKILVKKTAQSRYPPVCLSEIPAKQLESDKPELLKIAIRPRPNKGSENESSEFGIKRSPVRSVEERKEEYDRARARIFSSPSSPNSDDTVSQGYVDRKSTSVSKDEQEGCRNAVSVPEKYICSRDYAPSRVAIFRDREKDRTDPDYDRSYDQYVRSLPTNQNFNLAPFDMQKIQLPFVQYDTGFTQLGQMPRTQTSLGYRPATTPVMNPFCAVGSNQASRDAAYVQWPSVAMTYAHSYEQFRHAVFQRC; encoded by the exons ATGCAGAAACCAAACTCCTGTCTCTGCCCAAAACGATTGCAATATCTCCACTTCCATTTTTCTAATTTGACAGTTATCTCATCATCAGAATCGATTCCCAGAACTGAAACACCAACCTTGAACCTCCTCATTCAGAATCGGTACCCGGAAGATCTGCTGCtacaaacttcacctcctctcCGCCTATGGCAACGCGTCGGACCATCAAGGGGCAACCTCAGTGACACTGTCAACGATTTTAGAGTTTCTGAGGAGCCAATGGATTCTTCCATCGAGGAATTCCATCCGAGGCGCCCACTCTTGACCCGAAGGCTACTCCTCACCTCAG ATCATCAACAGAATTCACCTTCTGGAAATGTTG TTTTACGGATGGAACTAGATATTCAGAGATTCTTACAAAACCCTTATCAACAACAATTTGAATTCCAGCACTTCCCTACTTCATATCTTAGGCTTGCTGCACACCGTGTTGCTCAACACTATGGGCTGATAACCATGGTACAGGATAATGGCATAGATGGCTTGGCAAATAAAATTCTGGTAAAGAAAACAGCACAAAGTAGATATCCTCCGGTGTGCTTATCTGAAATTCCTGCTAAACAGTTAGAAAGTGATAAACCTGAGCTGCTTAAGATTGCTATCAGGCCAAGGCCTAATAAAGGGTCTGAAAATGAATCTAGTGAATTTGGGATCAAACGGAGTCCTGTGAGAAGTGTGGAAGAGAGAAAGGAGGAGTATGATAGGGCAAGAGCTCGCATCTTCAGTAGCCCTAGCAGTCCCAACTCAGATGATACAGTATCTCAGGGTTATGTAGACAGAAAAAGCACAAGTGTAAGCAAGGATGAGCAGGAAGGTTGCAGGAATGCTGTAAGTGTGCCTGAAAAATATATTTGCTCCAGGGATTATGCACCATCTCGAGTTGCCATTTTCAGGGATAGAGAGAAGGATCGTACTGATCCAGATTATGATCGGAGCTATGACCA GTATGTAAGAAGCCTTCCAACTAATCAAAACTTCAACTTGGCACCATTCGATATGCAGAAGATTCAACTCCCGTTTGTGCAGTATGATACTGGTTTCACTCAGTTGGGTCAGATGCCAAGGACTCAAACTTCTCTTGGCTACAGGCCTGCTACGACCCCAGTTATGAACCCTTTCTGTGCAGTAGGATCAAATCAAGCATCAAGAGATGCTGCATATGTTCAATGGCCAAGTGTTGCAATGACATATGCTCATTCATATGAGCAATTTAGACATGCTGTTTTCCAG AGATGTTGA
- the LOC110620828 gene encoding uncharacterized protein LOC110620828 isoform X1, with protein sequence MQKPNSCLCPKRLQYLHFHFSNLTVISSSESIPRTETPTLNLLIQNRYPEDLLLQTSPPLRLWQRVGPSRGNLSDTVNDFRVSEEPMDSSIEEFHPRRPLLTRRLLLTSDHQQNSPSGNVVLRMELDIQRFLQNPYQQQFEFQHFPTSYLRLAAHRVAQHYGLITMVQDNGIDGLANKILVKKTAQSRYPPVCLSEIPAKQLESDKPELLKIAIRPRPNKGSENESSEFGIKRSPVRSVEERKEEYDRARARIFSSPSSPNSDDTVSQGYVDRKSTSVSKDEQEGCRNAVSVPEKYICSRDYAPSRVAIFRDREKDRTDPDYDRSYDQYVRSLPTNQNFNLAPFDMQKIQLPFVQYDTGFTQLGQMPRTQTSLGYRPATTPVMNPFCAVGSNQASRDAAYVQWPSVAMTYAHSYEQFRHAVFQAPCFQQPLSFDYSQNH encoded by the exons ATGCAGAAACCAAACTCCTGTCTCTGCCCAAAACGATTGCAATATCTCCACTTCCATTTTTCTAATTTGACAGTTATCTCATCATCAGAATCGATTCCCAGAACTGAAACACCAACCTTGAACCTCCTCATTCAGAATCGGTACCCGGAAGATCTGCTGCtacaaacttcacctcctctcCGCCTATGGCAACGCGTCGGACCATCAAGGGGCAACCTCAGTGACACTGTCAACGATTTTAGAGTTTCTGAGGAGCCAATGGATTCTTCCATCGAGGAATTCCATCCGAGGCGCCCACTCTTGACCCGAAGGCTACTCCTCACCTCAG ATCATCAACAGAATTCACCTTCTGGAAATGTTG TTTTACGGATGGAACTAGATATTCAGAGATTCTTACAAAACCCTTATCAACAACAATTTGAATTCCAGCACTTCCCTACTTCATATCTTAGGCTTGCTGCACACCGTGTTGCTCAACACTATGGGCTGATAACCATGGTACAGGATAATGGCATAGATGGCTTGGCAAATAAAATTCTGGTAAAGAAAACAGCACAAAGTAGATATCCTCCGGTGTGCTTATCTGAAATTCCTGCTAAACAGTTAGAAAGTGATAAACCTGAGCTGCTTAAGATTGCTATCAGGCCAAGGCCTAATAAAGGGTCTGAAAATGAATCTAGTGAATTTGGGATCAAACGGAGTCCTGTGAGAAGTGTGGAAGAGAGAAAGGAGGAGTATGATAGGGCAAGAGCTCGCATCTTCAGTAGCCCTAGCAGTCCCAACTCAGATGATACAGTATCTCAGGGTTATGTAGACAGAAAAAGCACAAGTGTAAGCAAGGATGAGCAGGAAGGTTGCAGGAATGCTGTAAGTGTGCCTGAAAAATATATTTGCTCCAGGGATTATGCACCATCTCGAGTTGCCATTTTCAGGGATAGAGAGAAGGATCGTACTGATCCAGATTATGATCGGAGCTATGACCA GTATGTAAGAAGCCTTCCAACTAATCAAAACTTCAACTTGGCACCATTCGATATGCAGAAGATTCAACTCCCGTTTGTGCAGTATGATACTGGTTTCACTCAGTTGGGTCAGATGCCAAGGACTCAAACTTCTCTTGGCTACAGGCCTGCTACGACCCCAGTTATGAACCCTTTCTGTGCAGTAGGATCAAATCAAGCATCAAGAGATGCTGCATATGTTCAATGGCCAAGTGTTGCAATGACATATGCTCATTCATATGAGCAATTTAGACATGCTGTTTTCCAG GCTCCATGCTTTCAGCAACCTCTAAGTTTCGATTACTCTCAAAACCATTAA
- the LOC110620828 gene encoding uncharacterized protein LOC110620828 isoform X2 produces the protein MQKPNSCLCPKRLQYLHFHFSNLTVISSSESIPRTETPTLNLLIQNRYPEDLLLQTSPPLRLWQRVGPSRGNLSDTVNDFRVSEEPMDSSIEEFHPRRPLLTRRLLLTSVLRMELDIQRFLQNPYQQQFEFQHFPTSYLRLAAHRVAQHYGLITMVQDNGIDGLANKILVKKTAQSRYPPVCLSEIPAKQLESDKPELLKIAIRPRPNKGSENESSEFGIKRSPVRSVEERKEEYDRARARIFSSPSSPNSDDTVSQGYVDRKSTSVSKDEQEGCRNAVSVPEKYICSRDYAPSRVAIFRDREKDRTDPDYDRSYDQYVRSLPTNQNFNLAPFDMQKIQLPFVQYDTGFTQLGQMPRTQTSLGYRPATTPVMNPFCAVGSNQASRDAAYVQWPSVAMTYAHSYEQFRHAVFQAPCFQQPLSFDYSQNH, from the exons ATGCAGAAACCAAACTCCTGTCTCTGCCCAAAACGATTGCAATATCTCCACTTCCATTTTTCTAATTTGACAGTTATCTCATCATCAGAATCGATTCCCAGAACTGAAACACCAACCTTGAACCTCCTCATTCAGAATCGGTACCCGGAAGATCTGCTGCtacaaacttcacctcctctcCGCCTATGGCAACGCGTCGGACCATCAAGGGGCAACCTCAGTGACACTGTCAACGATTTTAGAGTTTCTGAGGAGCCAATGGATTCTTCCATCGAGGAATTCCATCCGAGGCGCCCACTCTTGACCCGAAGGCTACTCCTCACCTCAG TTTTACGGATGGAACTAGATATTCAGAGATTCTTACAAAACCCTTATCAACAACAATTTGAATTCCAGCACTTCCCTACTTCATATCTTAGGCTTGCTGCACACCGTGTTGCTCAACACTATGGGCTGATAACCATGGTACAGGATAATGGCATAGATGGCTTGGCAAATAAAATTCTGGTAAAGAAAACAGCACAAAGTAGATATCCTCCGGTGTGCTTATCTGAAATTCCTGCTAAACAGTTAGAAAGTGATAAACCTGAGCTGCTTAAGATTGCTATCAGGCCAAGGCCTAATAAAGGGTCTGAAAATGAATCTAGTGAATTTGGGATCAAACGGAGTCCTGTGAGAAGTGTGGAAGAGAGAAAGGAGGAGTATGATAGGGCAAGAGCTCGCATCTTCAGTAGCCCTAGCAGTCCCAACTCAGATGATACAGTATCTCAGGGTTATGTAGACAGAAAAAGCACAAGTGTAAGCAAGGATGAGCAGGAAGGTTGCAGGAATGCTGTAAGTGTGCCTGAAAAATATATTTGCTCCAGGGATTATGCACCATCTCGAGTTGCCATTTTCAGGGATAGAGAGAAGGATCGTACTGATCCAGATTATGATCGGAGCTATGACCA GTATGTAAGAAGCCTTCCAACTAATCAAAACTTCAACTTGGCACCATTCGATATGCAGAAGATTCAACTCCCGTTTGTGCAGTATGATACTGGTTTCACTCAGTTGGGTCAGATGCCAAGGACTCAAACTTCTCTTGGCTACAGGCCTGCTACGACCCCAGTTATGAACCCTTTCTGTGCAGTAGGATCAAATCAAGCATCAAGAGATGCTGCATATGTTCAATGGCCAAGTGTTGCAATGACATATGCTCATTCATATGAGCAATTTAGACATGCTGTTTTCCAG GCTCCATGCTTTCAGCAACCTCTAAGTTTCGATTACTCTCAAAACCATTAA